Proteins encoded by one window of Pseudonocardia alni:
- a CDS encoding IS481 family transposase produces MVHANAPLSERGRLRLARLIVEGDVPIAQAAARFQVAWPTAKRWADRYRTDGPAGMADRSSRPHHSPRATPAPVVRRIVHLRWKKRLGPVQIADRVGVAASTVHRVLVRCRINRLAHVDRATGEPVRRYEHPAPGDLLHVDVKKLGNIPDGGGWRYVGRAQGDRNRAATPGKLRNAYHQAKMGTAFVHTVLDDHSRLAYAEIHDGETAATAIAVLRRAVAWFSARGVTTRRVLSDNGSAYRSHAWRDTCHALRITPKRTRPYRPQTNGKIERFHRTLADGWAFARLYTGESQRRKALPGWLHEYNHHRPHTAIGGLPPISRLTNLSGQYS; encoded by the coding sequence GTGGTCCACGCTAACGCTCCACTGTCCGAACGCGGCCGACTGCGCCTGGCGCGTCTGATCGTCGAGGGCGACGTGCCGATCGCTCAGGCCGCTGCCCGGTTCCAGGTGGCCTGGCCGACCGCGAAACGCTGGGCCGACCGCTACCGCACCGACGGCCCGGCCGGCATGGCCGATCGCTCCAGCCGGCCGCACCACTCGCCGCGGGCGACGCCGGCACCGGTGGTGCGCCGGATCGTGCACCTGCGCTGGAAGAAGCGCCTGGGCCCGGTCCAGATCGCCGACCGGGTCGGTGTCGCTGCCTCGACCGTGCACCGGGTGCTGGTGCGGTGTCGGATCAACCGCCTCGCCCATGTCGACCGCGCCACCGGAGAACCAGTGCGTCGCTACGAACACCCCGCCCCCGGGGATCTGCTGCACGTGGATGTGAAGAAGCTGGGCAACATCCCCGACGGCGGCGGCTGGCGCTATGTCGGGCGCGCCCAGGGAGACCGCAACCGGGCCGCGACCCCTGGGAAACTTCGCAACGCCTACCACCAGGCGAAGATGGGCACGGCGTTCGTGCACACCGTGCTCGACGACCACTCCCGCCTGGCCTACGCCGAGATCCACGACGGCGAAACCGCCGCCACCGCGATCGCTGTGCTGCGCCGCGCGGTGGCCTGGTTCTCCGCCCGCGGGGTCACCACCCGCCGAGTCCTGTCCGACAACGGCTCGGCCTACCGCTCCCACGCCTGGCGCGACACCTGCCACGCGCTGCGGATCACCCCGAAACGCACCCGTCCCTACCGCCCACAGACCAACGGAAAGATCGAACGGTTCCACCGCACTCTCGCCGACGGCTGGGCCTTCGCCCGGCTCTACACCGGCGAGTCGCAACGCCGAAAGGCGCTACCCGGGTGGCTGCACGAGTACAACCACCACAGGCCCCACACCGCCATCGGTGGTCTCCCACCGATCAGCAGGTTGACCAACCTGTCCGGGCAGTACAGCTAG
- a CDS encoding sucrase ferredoxin has protein sequence MTVTAARGALGGPPAGAPAGGCAGLSEAVGEPMTGTAPHVRRLVAVEHIGAWPRKVADHPDPAVTALCDRLRADDVILLLIRRPGREGRCDADGDRTVYVADLAPGGSRVWARTVRGTDDLARIDLDPGAGTPVTDPVMLVCAHGRRDVCCAVRGRALAGELAAEGADVWECTHLGGHRFAPTALVLPTGYAYGRLDTGGALAALKAAAGGGVDPWSCRGHTGLDPVRQLAELAVREHTGIGDASALLVDAVDGPGDVTVRSRDGRVWTVPVVIDSSLPPRPPSCGAALEAATPLVAGTPVEH, from the coding sequence ATGACGGTCACTGCGGCACGTGGCGCACTCGGCGGTCCCCCCGCCGGGGCGCCCGCCGGGGGCTGTGCCGGGCTGAGCGAGGCCGTCGGCGAGCCGATGACCGGCACCGCGCCGCACGTGCGCCGCCTCGTCGCCGTCGAGCACATCGGGGCGTGGCCGCGGAAGGTCGCCGACCACCCGGACCCGGCGGTCACCGCGCTCTGCGACCGGCTCCGCGCCGACGACGTCATCCTCCTCCTGATCCGCCGCCCCGGTCGCGAGGGCCGCTGCGACGCCGACGGCGACCGCACCGTCTACGTCGCCGACCTCGCCCCGGGCGGCTCGCGGGTGTGGGCGCGCACCGTGCGGGGCACCGACGACCTCGCCCGCATCGACCTCGACCCGGGTGCGGGTACCCCGGTCACCGACCCGGTGATGCTGGTGTGCGCGCACGGCAGGCGCGACGTCTGCTGCGCCGTCCGCGGCCGCGCGCTCGCCGGGGAGCTGGCCGCCGAGGGCGCCGACGTCTGGGAGTGCACCCACCTCGGCGGGCACCGGTTCGCGCCGACCGCGCTGGTGCTGCCCACCGGCTACGCCTACGGCCGCCTCGACACCGGCGGCGCGCTGGCCGCGTTGAAGGCCGCGGCCGGGGGCGGCGTCGACCCGTGGAGCTGCCGCGGGCACACCGGGCTGGACCCGGTCCGCCAGCTCGCCGAACTCGCCGTGCGCGAGCACACCGGCATCGGGGACGCGTCCGCACTGCTCGTCGATGCCGTCGACGGCCCGGGGGACGTGACCGTGCGGTCCCGCGACGGCCGGGTCTGGACGGTGCCGGTGGTCATCGACTCCTCGCTGCCGCCACGGCCGCCGTCCTGCGGGGCGGCCCTGGAGGCGGCGACGCCGCTGGTCGCGGGCACCCCCGTCGAGCACTAG
- a CDS encoding AMP-binding protein, giving the protein MAGSPLLQNLSGTARTAYELGSGTARAAVALTRSGVVRPLGPGKLYGMGRALVRYGNSITAAFAVGAARHPYRLAVVDDDGVTTYAELEARTDSLALALLDSGAGPGAPVGVLCRNARAPIEAMVAAGKAGADVVLVNTGLSAEQLRGVQEQQQLHTLVADPDFLDIVPDGPRVVLTRTPDGPRRAGDRALDDLDAMVERGGPGELPFKPEPSKQIVLTSGTTGTPKGAKRPHPSTLAPAASILSAIPLRAGEPTHIAAPLFHTWGNAGLLLASLHGATVVLRRRFTPEGFLDAVRERRCTTVFAVPVMLQRVLESDADGWGDGGDDPAGPRIVAVSGSALPGGQANRFMDRFGDCLYNLYGSTEVSWVSIAGPEDLRDAPGTAGRAPAGTTLVILDDDDTPAAAGVDGRVFVGNDLPFEGYTGGEDGLEERDGLLGTGDVGHLDEQGRLFLTGRADDMIVSGGENLHPGPVEELVSGMDGVLEACVLGVDDDEYGQRFAAWVVLEPGADVTADAIRSRVKSDLEKFAAPRDVHFLDELPRNQTGKVLRTELPGRE; this is encoded by the coding sequence ATGGCTGGCTCCCCGCTGCTCCAGAACCTCTCCGGCACCGCCCGTACCGCCTACGAGCTGGGCAGCGGCACCGCCCGCGCCGCCGTGGCCCTGACCCGCTCGGGAGTCGTCCGCCCGCTCGGCCCCGGGAAGCTGTACGGGATGGGCCGGGCCCTGGTGCGCTACGGCAACAGCATCACCGCCGCGTTCGCCGTCGGAGCGGCCCGCCACCCGTACCGGCTCGCCGTCGTCGACGACGACGGGGTCACCACCTACGCCGAGCTGGAGGCCCGCACCGACAGCCTCGCGCTGGCGCTGCTCGACTCCGGCGCCGGGCCGGGCGCCCCGGTCGGCGTGCTGTGCCGCAACGCCCGCGCGCCGATCGAGGCGATGGTCGCGGCGGGCAAGGCGGGCGCCGACGTCGTACTGGTGAACACCGGGCTCTCGGCCGAGCAGCTGCGCGGGGTGCAGGAGCAGCAGCAGCTGCACACCCTCGTCGCCGACCCGGACTTCCTCGACATCGTCCCGGACGGGCCGCGCGTCGTGCTGACCCGCACCCCGGACGGGCCGCGCCGCGCGGGCGACCGCGCGCTCGACGACCTGGACGCGATGGTCGAGCGCGGCGGGCCGGGCGAGCTGCCGTTCAAGCCGGAGCCGTCCAAGCAGATCGTGCTGACCTCCGGCACCACCGGGACGCCGAAGGGTGCCAAGCGGCCGCACCCCTCGACCCTCGCCCCGGCGGCGTCGATCCTGTCGGCGATCCCGCTGCGCGCCGGTGAGCCGACGCACATCGCCGCGCCGCTGTTCCACACCTGGGGCAACGCCGGGCTGCTGCTCGCCTCGCTGCACGGCGCGACCGTCGTGCTGCGCCGCAGGTTCACCCCCGAGGGATTCCTCGACGCCGTGCGCGAGCGCCGGTGCACGACGGTGTTCGCGGTGCCGGTGATGCTGCAGCGCGTCCTGGAGTCCGACGCCGACGGCTGGGGCGACGGCGGGGACGACCCGGCGGGCCCGCGGATCGTGGCCGTCTCCGGGTCGGCGCTGCCCGGCGGACAGGCCAACCGGTTCATGGACCGCTTCGGCGACTGCCTCTACAACCTCTACGGCTCCACCGAGGTCTCCTGGGTCTCGATCGCCGGACCGGAGGACCTGCGCGACGCCCCCGGCACCGCGGGCCGCGCCCCGGCCGGGACCACCCTGGTCATCCTCGACGACGACGACACCCCGGCCGCGGCGGGCGTCGACGGCCGGGTGTTCGTCGGCAACGACCTGCCGTTCGAGGGCTACACCGGCGGCGAGGACGGCCTGGAGGAGCGCGACGGACTGCTCGGGACCGGCGACGTCGGGCACCTCGACGAGCAGGGACGGCTGTTCCTCACCGGCCGGGCCGACGACATGATCGTCTCGGGCGGGGAGAACCTGCACCCCGGCCCGGTCGAGGAGCTCGTCTCGGGGATGGACGGGGTGCTCGAGGCCTGTGTGCTCGGGGTGGACGACGACGAGTACGGCCAGCGGTTCGCCGCCTGGGTGGTGCTCGAGCCGGGAGCCGACGTCACCGCGGACGCGATCCGCAGCCGGGTGAAGTCCGACCTGGAGAAGTTCGCCGCCCCACGGGACGTGCACTTCCTGGACGAGCTGCCGCGCAACCAGACCGGCAAGGTCCTGCGCACGGAGCTCCCCGGCCGGGAGTGA
- the speG gene encoding spermidine N1-acetyltransferase, with product MSTPTPEMRLRALEREDLPFVHGLSNDSGIMSYWFEEPYESLVELQEIFARHVHDNRERRFVIDCAGERAGLVELVEIDYIHRNAEFQIIVAPAFQGRGLAARATSAALDYAFGVLNLHKVYLVVDVDNARAVRAYERTGFVVEGELREEYFASGRYHDAYRMAVLQREHLGRAVDGPR from the coding sequence ATGAGTACGCCCACCCCGGAGATGCGGCTGCGCGCCCTCGAGCGCGAGGACCTGCCGTTCGTCCACGGGCTGTCGAACGACTCCGGGATCATGTCGTACTGGTTCGAGGAGCCCTACGAGTCGCTCGTCGAGCTGCAGGAGATCTTCGCCCGGCACGTGCACGACAACCGCGAGCGGCGGTTCGTCATCGACTGCGCGGGCGAGCGCGCCGGCCTGGTCGAGCTGGTGGAGATCGACTACATCCACCGCAACGCGGAGTTCCAGATCATCGTCGCCCCCGCCTTCCAGGGCCGGGGTCTCGCCGCCCGCGCCACCTCCGCGGCCCTCGACTACGCCTTCGGCGTGCTGAACCTGCACAAGGTGTACCTCGTCGTCGACGTCGACAACGCCCGTGCCGTGCGCGCCTACGAACGCACCGGCTTCGTCGTCGAGGGCGAGCTGCGCGAGGAGTACTTCGCCAGCGGCCGCTACCACGACGCGTACCGGATGGCGGTGCTGCAGCGCGAGCACCTCGGTCGCGCCGTCGACGGACCGCGCTGA
- a CDS encoding MerR family transcriptional regulator has protein sequence MSGTPTAGDEFPIDTLAARAGMTVRNVRAHLSRGLLQPGEMRGRTAWYGPVHLARLELIAGLQRRGFSLAAIGVLINQTPSGSAEEALRLYRGMLAPWQPEEPVELAEEDLAAWTGARTSPEFVGQLVASGMIERTGPGRLRVLNPSMVRSGAHAVALGLAPEAVQQVGDELLTRTREIAEIFVELFREQVWAAHVAAGLPRSGVADLRTAVEALQPVATQSLLGAFRQTMQEAMDDFIRRLSTDLAPADPPVDPGAAEPHSDR, from the coding sequence ATGTCCGGAACGCCGACGGCCGGGGACGAGTTCCCGATCGACACGCTCGCCGCGCGTGCCGGTATGACCGTCCGCAACGTGCGTGCCCACCTGTCCCGCGGGCTGCTGCAGCCGGGGGAGATGCGCGGGCGCACCGCCTGGTACGGCCCCGTCCACCTGGCCCGGCTGGAGCTGATCGCCGGCCTGCAGCGGCGCGGGTTCTCGCTCGCCGCGATCGGTGTGCTGATCAACCAGACCCCCTCCGGCAGCGCGGAGGAGGCGCTGCGCCTCTACCGCGGCATGCTCGCCCCGTGGCAGCCGGAGGAGCCGGTCGAGCTCGCCGAGGAGGACCTGGCCGCGTGGACCGGCGCCCGGACGTCCCCGGAGTTCGTCGGGCAGCTGGTCGCCTCCGGGATGATCGAGCGCACCGGCCCGGGGCGGCTGCGCGTGCTCAACCCGTCGATGGTCCGGTCCGGGGCGCACGCCGTCGCCCTCGGTCTGGCGCCGGAGGCGGTGCAGCAGGTCGGCGACGAGCTGCTGACCCGCACCCGTGAGATCGCCGAGATCTTCGTCGAGCTGTTCCGGGAGCAGGTCTGGGCGGCGCACGTCGCGGCCGGGCTGCCCCGCAGCGGCGTCGCGGACCTGCGCACGGCGGTCGAGGCCCTGCAGCCGGTCGCCACCCAGTCGCTGCTCGGCGCCTTCCGCCAGACGATGCAGGAGGCGATGGACGACTTCATCCGCCGGCTGTCCACCGATCTCGCCCCGGCCGACCCGCCCGTCGACCCCGGGGCCGCGGAGCCGCACTCAGACCGGTAG
- a CDS encoding sensor histidine kinase has protein sequence MVVTRVSGRVRSLRARLVVTVLLLFTVACVAIGVATTLSLDRYLSTRQDRELSFSLEGFVAQQTGRAPGRLTQDEGDGTGTPAGDGGRRPGPPDGVFLGPGPSANAIGAVFDDGRVVVARLAQRGGTSTAVSGDDLGALRSVPADTAPHDVTLSLGDYRAIGWTEGTTTYLIAQPDNAGATVTRLVVTELVVLGGAVVLAGIAAAVLVRRELRPLERVAGVAAQVGDLPLDRGEVHLAARVPDPDPRTEVGQVGTALNHMLDNVEGALAARQESETRLRRFVADASHELRTPLTAIRGYAELSRRERDPVPERTTHALARISSQAERMSTLVEDLLLLARLDAGRPLERAEVDLTRLVLDAVGDAHVAGRDHRWLPRLPDEPVTVTGDAHRLAQVVTNLFANARTHTPPGTTVTVSLDRPAPGRVRLRVADDGPGIAPDVLPRVFERFARGAEGRTRAGNDTPSTGLGLAIVAAVVAAHDGTVGVDSSPGRTVFTVDLPV, from the coding sequence GTGGTCGTCACCCGCGTCTCCGGCCGGGTCCGCTCGCTGCGGGCCCGGCTGGTCGTCACGGTGCTGCTGCTGTTCACGGTGGCCTGCGTGGCGATCGGCGTCGCGACGACGCTCTCGCTCGACCGCTACCTGTCCACCCGGCAGGACCGCGAGCTGTCGTTCTCCCTGGAGGGCTTCGTCGCCCAGCAGACCGGGCGCGCCCCCGGGCGGCTGACCCAGGACGAGGGCGACGGGACCGGCACCCCGGCCGGGGACGGCGGCCGGCGCCCCGGCCCACCCGACGGGGTGTTCCTCGGGCCCGGCCCGAGCGCGAACGCGATCGGCGCGGTGTTCGACGACGGCCGTGTCGTCGTGGCCCGGCTCGCCCAGCGCGGCGGCACCAGCACCGCGGTGTCCGGCGACGACCTCGGCGCGCTCCGGTCGGTGCCCGCCGACACCGCACCGCACGACGTCACCCTGTCCCTGGGCGACTACCGGGCGATCGGCTGGACCGAGGGGACGACGACCTACCTGATCGCACAGCCGGACAACGCCGGCGCCACCGTGACCAGGCTCGTCGTCACCGAGCTCGTCGTGCTGGGCGGGGCGGTGGTGCTCGCGGGCATCGCGGCGGCCGTGCTGGTGCGTCGCGAGCTGCGCCCCCTCGAACGCGTCGCCGGCGTCGCCGCGCAGGTCGGGGACCTGCCGCTGGACCGGGGCGAGGTCCACCTCGCCGCCCGCGTCCCCGACCCCGACCCCCGCACCGAGGTCGGCCAGGTCGGCACCGCGCTCAACCACATGCTCGACAACGTCGAGGGCGCGCTCGCCGCCCGCCAGGAGTCCGAGACCCGGCTGCGGCGCTTCGTCGCCGACGCCAGCCACGAGCTGCGCACCCCGCTGACGGCGATCCGCGGCTACGCCGAGCTGTCGCGCCGCGAGCGCGACCCGGTCCCGGAGCGGACCACGCACGCACTGGCCCGGATCAGCTCGCAGGCCGAACGCATGTCCACCCTGGTCGAGGACCTGCTGCTGCTCGCCCGGCTCGACGCGGGCCGCCCGCTGGAGCGCGCCGAGGTGGACCTCACCCGGCTGGTCCTCGACGCCGTCGGGGACGCCCACGTGGCGGGCCGCGACCACCGCTGGCTCCCGCGGCTGCCCGATGAGCCGGTCACGGTCACCGGCGACGCCCACCGGCTCGCCCAGGTGGTCACCAACCTGTTCGCGAACGCCCGCACCCACACCCCGCCCGGCACGACGGTCACCGTCTCCCTCGACCGGCCCGCCCCCGGCCGGGTCCGGTTGCGTGTCGCCGATGACGGCCCCGGCATCGCCCCGGACGTCCTGCCGCGGGTGTTCGAGCGGTTTGCCCGCGGCGCCGAGGGACGCACCCGCGCCGGGAACGACACCCCCAGCACCGGGCTGGGCCTGGCGATCGTGGCCGCGGTCGTCGCCGCCCACGACGGGACGGTCGGGGTCGACAGCTCCCCCGGCCGGACGGTGTTCACCGTCGACCTACCGGTCTGA
- a CDS encoding response regulator transcription factor, with protein MTEVMDRDADPLRRADGGPIRVLVVDDESTLSDLLSMALRYEGWEVRAAADGMSAVRHAREFRPDAIVLDVMLPDVDGFEVLRRVRADTPEVPVLFLTARDAVEDRVAGLTAGGDDYVTKPFSLEELVARLRGLLRRAGMAAAQRSSELVVGDLVLDEDAHEVSRAGDPVELTATEFELLRYLMRNPRRVLSKAQILDRVWNYDFGGQSNVVELYVSYLRKKIDAGRRPMIHTVRGAGYVLRPAAE; from the coding sequence ATGACCGAGGTGATGGACCGGGACGCCGACCCGCTGCGCCGCGCCGACGGCGGCCCGATCCGGGTGCTCGTGGTGGACGACGAGTCGACGCTGTCGGACCTGCTGTCGATGGCCCTGCGCTACGAGGGCTGGGAGGTCCGCGCCGCCGCCGACGGCATGTCCGCGGTGCGCCACGCCCGCGAGTTCCGCCCGGACGCGATCGTGCTGGACGTGATGCTGCCCGACGTCGACGGCTTCGAGGTGCTGCGCCGGGTCCGCGCCGACACCCCCGAGGTGCCGGTGCTGTTCCTGACCGCGCGCGACGCCGTCGAGGACCGGGTCGCGGGCCTCACCGCGGGCGGCGACGACTACGTCACCAAGCCGTTCTCGCTGGAGGAGCTGGTCGCGCGGCTGCGCGGGCTGCTGCGCCGCGCCGGGATGGCCGCCGCCCAACGCTCCTCGGAGCTGGTCGTCGGCGACCTGGTGCTCGACGAGGACGCGCACGAGGTGTCGCGCGCCGGCGACCCGGTGGAGCTGACCGCGACCGAGTTCGAGCTGCTGCGCTACCTCATGCGCAACCCGCGCCGGGTCCTGTCGAAGGCCCAGATCCTCGACCGGGTGTGGAACTACGACTTCGGCGGCCAGTCCAACGTGGTCGAGCTCTACGTCTCCTACCTGCGCAAGAAGATCGACGCCGGGCGCCGGCCGATGATCCACACGGTGCGCGGCGCGGGCTACGTGCTGCGTCCCGCGGCGGAGTGA
- a CDS encoding siderophore-interacting protein has protein sequence MSTTAPRLLQVARTERVTPGMVRVTLTGEELAGFPGHGPDRRIKMFFPVEGQERPAVPRASTGGPVWPAGEARPAIRTYTVRRFAPDAGGHGELDVDFVVHAGHGPAAAWAVSAAPGDWVGVSEPGGRWEPDPAAVHHLVIGDESALPAIATVCETLAEAAPGVPVRVVAEVADAGEEQTLPGDVAVTWVHRGDAPAGEPLVAAVRAAQLPGGRGQAWLSGESAAVKELRAHLLGERGFDRRAVYATGYWRAR, from the coding sequence ATGAGCACGACCGCACCACGCCTGCTGCAGGTGGCCCGCACCGAGCGGGTCACCCCCGGCATGGTCCGGGTGACCCTGACCGGCGAGGAGCTGGCCGGGTTCCCCGGGCACGGCCCGGACCGCCGGATCAAGATGTTCTTCCCGGTCGAGGGCCAGGAACGGCCCGCCGTCCCGCGCGCCTCGACCGGCGGACCGGTCTGGCCCGCCGGGGAGGCCCGCCCGGCGATCCGCACCTACACGGTGCGCCGCTTCGCCCCCGACGCCGGCGGCCACGGTGAGCTCGACGTCGACTTCGTCGTGCACGCCGGGCACGGCCCGGCCGCCGCCTGGGCCGTGTCGGCCGCCCCCGGGGACTGGGTCGGGGTGTCCGAGCCCGGCGGGCGCTGGGAGCCGGACCCGGCCGCCGTGCACCACCTCGTGATCGGCGACGAGTCCGCGCTGCCCGCCATCGCGACCGTCTGCGAGACCCTCGCCGAGGCCGCCCCCGGGGTGCCGGTCCGGGTCGTCGCCGAGGTCGCCGACGCGGGCGAGGAGCAGACCCTGCCCGGCGACGTCGCCGTCACCTGGGTGCACCGGGGCGACGCCCCGGCGGGTGAGCCGCTGGTCGCGGCGGTGCGGGCCGCACAGCTGCCGGGCGGGCGCGGCCAGGCGTGGCTGTCCGGGGAGTCCGCCGCGGTCAAGGAGCTGCGCGCGCACCTGCTCGGCGAGCGGGGGTTCGACCGGCGCGCCGTCTACGCCACGGGGTACTGGCGCGCCCGGTGA
- a CDS encoding TetR/AcrR family transcriptional regulator: protein MTAQTVPGPRRRVPRAERERQIVDAAVAVFGERGYAEVSMEQVAERVGVTKPVLYTHFGSKEGLLLAAIARARSELLDAVAQAAGAAESPEAMLRGGTLAFFRYLDRRAPAWQLFCSEAGVTDTALEEIRAQQTDFTAALLAAQVPGTEPARLTGWAQVIVGACERLAVWRGQDESVTAEQATEYLMDLVWTGLAGLGHRA, encoded by the coding sequence GTGACCGCGCAGACCGTACCCGGCCCCCGCCGCCGCGTGCCCAGGGCGGAGCGGGAGCGTCAGATCGTCGACGCGGCCGTCGCCGTCTTCGGCGAGCGGGGCTACGCGGAGGTCTCGATGGAGCAGGTCGCGGAGCGGGTCGGGGTCACCAAGCCGGTGCTCTACACCCACTTCGGGTCCAAGGAGGGCCTGCTGCTGGCCGCGATCGCGCGGGCCCGGTCCGAGCTGCTCGACGCCGTCGCACAGGCGGCGGGGGCCGCGGAGTCGCCGGAGGCGATGCTGCGGGGCGGGACGCTGGCGTTCTTCCGCTACCTCGACCGGCGGGCGCCCGCCTGGCAGCTGTTCTGCTCCGAGGCCGGGGTCACCGACACCGCGCTGGAGGAGATCCGCGCCCAGCAGACCGACTTCACCGCCGCCCTGCTGGCCGCGCAGGTCCCCGGCACCGAACCGGCCCGGCTGACCGGCTGGGCGCAGGTGATCGTCGGGGCCTGCGAGCGGCTCGCCGTCTGGCGTGGCCAGGACGAGTCGGTCACCGCCGAGCAGGCCACCGAGTACCTGATGGACCTGGTCTGGACCGGCCTGGCGGGCCTCGGCCACCGGGCCTGA
- a CDS encoding o-succinylbenzoate synthase, producing the protein MDVYSLPMTTRFRGITVREGLLLSGPAGWGEFCPFPEYDDREAVAWLAAAREAAEVGWPEPVRDRVPVNCTVPAVGPEHAQRIVRASGCTTAKVKIADAGAPLSGDVERVAAVRDALGPAGLVRVDANAAWDVDTAVAAIGELDRAAGGLEYVEQPCWEVEDLAAVRRKVDVPIAADESIRRAEDPMRVVRAGAADVVVLKASPLGGVRRALRIAEEVGLPVVVSSAVESSVGLAAGLALAGALPELHHACGLGTVPLLAADVVAEPLAPQRGFLSVPRVAPEPVHRAAVAAAPDRAAWWRDRHDRVAALLDAATGAGRVSTG; encoded by the coding sequence ATGGACGTCTACTCCCTGCCGATGACCACCCGGTTCCGCGGGATCACCGTGCGCGAGGGCCTCCTGCTGTCCGGCCCGGCCGGCTGGGGGGAGTTCTGCCCCTTCCCCGAGTACGACGACCGCGAGGCCGTCGCATGGCTGGCCGCGGCCCGCGAGGCGGCCGAGGTGGGCTGGCCGGAGCCGGTGCGCGACCGCGTGCCGGTCAACTGCACCGTGCCCGCCGTCGGCCCCGAGCACGCGCAGCGGATCGTGCGCGCCTCCGGCTGCACCACCGCGAAGGTCAAGATCGCCGACGCCGGTGCCCCGTTGTCCGGGGACGTCGAGCGCGTCGCCGCCGTCCGCGACGCGCTCGGCCCCGCCGGGCTGGTCCGGGTGGACGCCAACGCCGCCTGGGACGTCGACACGGCCGTCGCCGCGATCGGCGAGCTGGACCGGGCCGCCGGGGGACTGGAGTACGTCGAGCAGCCCTGCTGGGAGGTCGAGGACCTCGCCGCCGTCCGCCGGAAGGTGGACGTGCCGATCGCCGCCGACGAGTCGATCCGCCGCGCCGAGGACCCGATGCGGGTGGTGCGGGCCGGGGCGGCCGACGTCGTCGTGCTGAAGGCGTCGCCGCTGGGCGGGGTGCGCCGGGCCCTGCGGATCGCCGAGGAGGTCGGGCTGCCGGTCGTCGTGTCCTCGGCGGTGGAGTCGAGCGTCGGGCTCGCCGCCGGACTCGCGCTGGCCGGGGCGCTGCCGGAGCTGCACCACGCCTGCGGGCTCGGGACGGTCCCGCTGCTGGCCGCCGACGTCGTCGCGGAGCCGCTCGCCCCGCAGCGGGGCTTCCTGTCCGTGCCGCGGGTCGCGCCCGAGCCGGTGCACCGGGCCGCGGTCGCCGCCGCCCCGGACCGTGCCGCGTGGTGGCGCGACCGGCACGACCGCGTCGCCGCCCTGCTCGACGCGGCCACCGGCGCCGGCCGGGTCAGTACTGGTTGA
- a CDS encoding MSMEG_1061 family FMN-dependent PPOX-type flavoprotein, whose translation MEHVTDEARLREIIGEVPGFIRDKARDRVDPVTAEFLAAAPFFLLATTGPDGVDVSPRGDPAGCLLVLGEHTIAFADRKGNRRLDSMRNILHDPRVGMIVVVPGSNDTVRINGRARIVHRPDFADRLTVQGSTPEVAIVVEIDELFLHCAKAFLRSSLWDTATWPGKGAVPSAGKLVKGQYQVPGPARAIDAALRRDGRVNQY comes from the coding sequence ATGGAACACGTGACCGACGAGGCCAGGCTCCGGGAGATCATCGGCGAGGTGCCCGGGTTCATCCGGGACAAGGCACGCGACCGGGTCGATCCGGTGACCGCGGAGTTCCTGGCCGCGGCGCCGTTCTTCCTGCTGGCGACGACCGGGCCGGACGGCGTCGACGTCTCGCCCCGGGGCGACCCGGCGGGCTGTCTGCTGGTCCTCGGCGAGCACACGATCGCCTTCGCCGACCGCAAGGGGAACCGCAGGCTCGACTCGATGCGCAACATCCTGCACGACCCCCGGGTCGGGATGATCGTCGTCGTGCCGGGGTCGAACGACACCGTGCGGATCAACGGGCGGGCCCGGATCGTGCACCGGCCGGACTTCGCCGACCGGCTCACCGTGCAGGGCTCGACGCCCGAGGTGGCGATCGTCGTCGAGATCGACGAGCTGTTCCTGCACTGCGCGAAGGCGTTCCTGCGCTCGTCGCTGTGGGACACGGCGACGTGGCCGGGCAAGGGCGCGGTGCCCAGCGCCGGGAAGCTGGTGAAGGGCCAGTACCAGGTGCCCGGCCCGGCGCGGGCGATCGACGCGGCGCTGCGCCGCGACGGGCGGGTCAACCAGTACTGA